A part of Mustela erminea isolate mMusErm1 chromosome 9, mMusErm1.Pri, whole genome shotgun sequence genomic DNA contains:
- the PHLDB1 gene encoding pleckstrin homology-like domain family B member 1 isoform X1, with amino-acid sequence MRRLGRGSGWPHRPQEPWSPRTMDALNRNQGGPGCKTQAMVKKGPLDLIETGKGLKVQTDKPHLVSLGSGRLSTAITLLPLEEGKTVIGSAARDISLQGPGLAPEHCYIENVRGTLTLHPCGNVCSIDGLPVRQPTRLTQGCMLCLGQSTFLRFNHPAEAKWMKSMIPAGGRAPGPPYSPGSESESLVNGNHATQPATRGPSACASHSSLVSSIEKDLQEIMDSLVLEEPGAAGKKPAATSPLSPMANGGRYLLSPPTSPGAMSVGSSYENTSPAFSPLSSPASSGSCASHSPSGQEPAPSMPPLVPARSSSYHLALQPPQSRPSGARASESPRLGRKGGHERPPSPGLRGLLTDSPAATVLAEARRATESPRLGGQLPVVAISLSEYPASGARSQPTSIPGSPKFQPPVPAPRNKIGTLQDRPPSPFRELPGTERVLTTSPSRQLVGRTFSDGSATRTLQPPESPRLGRRGLDSMRELPPLSPSLSRRVLSPMPTRTAPDPKLPREVADSPRPRRWAAHGASPEDFSLTLGARGRRTRSPSPTLGESLAPRKGSFSGRLSPAYSLGSLTGASPRQSPRAQRKLSSGDLRVPVTRERKNSITEISDNEDDLLEYHRRQRQERLWEQEMERLERQRLETILNLCAEYSRADGGPEAGELPSIGEATAALALAGRRPSRGLSGATGRNAEEPGGATQRLWECVERSDEENLKEECSSTESTQQEHEDAPGTKLQGEVLALEEERAQVLGRVEQLKVRVKELEQQLQESAREAEMERALLQGEREAERALLQKEQKAMDQLQEKLVTLETGIQKERDKERAELAAGRRHLEARQALYAELQTQVDNCPESVREQLQEQLRREAEALETETKLFEDLEFQQLERESRVEEERELAGQGLLRSQAELLRSITKRKERLAVLDNQAGQIRAQAVQESERLAREKNASLQLLQKEKERLTVLEGRYHSLTGGRPFPKTTSTLKEAELLISKAPEMGPGPATLVPFPGSSEPAASSVPLTPPASIQLCPRAQEYVTLEQLKAMWGSSPVPTAPAPGLPFWASASRDLVPATCLPPVLPSSSSAPLTPSPKMEELLPPAVDLEQWYQELMAGLGTGPAAASPRSSPPPLPAKASRQLQVYRSKMDGEATSPLPRTRSGPLPSSSGSSSSSSQLSVATLGRSPSPKSALLAQNGTGSLPRNLAATLQDIETKRQLALQQKGESLPAEPPPADSPAGQQVIEEQRRRLAELKQKAAAEAQCQWDALHGAAPFPPGPSGFPPLMHHSILHHLPAGRERGEDGEHAYDTLSLESSDSMETSISTGGNSACSPDNMSSASGLDVAKIEEMEKMLKEAHAEKSRLMESREREMELRRQALEEERRRREQVERRLQSESARRQQLVEKEVKMREKQFSQARPLTRYLPIRKEDFDLKTHIESSGHGVDTCLHVVLSSKVCRGYLVKMGGKIKSWKKRWFVFDRLKRTLSYYVDKHETKLKGVIYFQAIEEVYYDHLRSAAKSPNPALTFCVKTHDRLYYMVAPSAEAMRIWMDVIVTGAEGYTQFMN; translated from the exons GCTGTATGTTGTGCCTGGGCCAGTCCACCTTCCTCCGCTTTAACCACCCAGCCGAAGCCAAGTGGATGAAGAGCATGATTCCGGCAGGGGGCCGGGCCCCAGGGCCCCCCTACAGTCCTGGCTCAG AGTCCGAAAGCCTGGTGAATGGGAACCACGCCACACAGCCTGCAACCCGGGGACCCTCCGCCTGTGCCAGCCACAGTTCGCTGGTGAGCTCTATTGAGAAGGACCTGCAAGAGATCATGGATTCACTGGTGCTAGAGGAGCCTGGAGCTGCTGGCAAGAAGCCTGCCGCGACTTCCCCGCTGTCGCCCATGGCTAATGGTGGGCGCTACTTGCTGTCCCCCCCAACCAGCCCTGGTGCCATGTCTGTGGGCTCCAGCTATGAGAACACCTCTCCAGCCTTCTCTCCACTCTCCTCACCGGCCAGCAGTGGAAGCTGCGCCAGCCACTCACCCAGCGGGCAGGAGCCTGCACCTTCCATGCCCCCGCTGGTTCCCGCCCGTTCCTCCAGCTACCATCTGGCCCTGCAGCCCCCACAGTCCCGGCCGAGTGGTGCCCGCGCCTCTGAGAGCCCCCGGTTGGGCAGGAAGGGGGGTCATGAGAGGCCTCCGAGTCCTGGCCTCCGAGGTCTGCTGACAGACAGCCCTGCAGCAACTGTCTTGGCAGAGGCCCGCAGAGCCACCGAGAGCCCCCGGCTGGGAGGACAGCTGCCTGTGGTGGCCATCAGCCTGAGTGAGTACCCAGCTTCCGGTGCCCGAAGCCAACCCACCAGCATTCCTGGAAGCCCCAAGTTCCAGCCTCCAGTCCCTGCTCCCCGAAACAAGATTGGCACACTCCAGGACCGCCCTCCCAGCCCTTTCCGTGAGCTGCCGGGCACCGAGCGGGTGTTGACGACCAGCCCCTCGCGCCAGCTGGTGGGCCGAACCTTTTCCGACGGGTCAGCCACCCGCACCCTGCAGCCTCCCGAGAGTCCCCGCCTGGGCCGGCGCGGCCTAGACAGTATGCGAGAGCTCCCTCCGCTGAGCCCCTCTCTGTCCCGACGGGTACTCTCCCCCATGCCCACCAGGACGGCTCCAGATCCCAAGCTCCCCCGAGAAGTAGCAGACAGCCCCCGGCCCCGGCGCTGGGCCGCCCACGGGGCCTCGCCGGAGGACTTCTCACTGACCCTGGGGGCTCGGGGCCGGAGGACACGGAGCCCCTCACCCACGCTTGGGGAGTCCCTGGCACCCCGCAAGGGCAGCTTCAGCGGCAGGCTGAGCCCAGCCTACAGTCTGGGCTCTCTGACAGGGGCTTCGCCCCGCCAGAGCCCCCGCGCCCAGAGGAAGCTGTCCAGTGGGGACTTGCGGGTGCCTGTCACTCGGGAGCGGAAAAATAGCATCACAGAGATCAGTGACAATGAGGACGACCTCCTGGAGTACCACCGGCGCCAGCGCCAAGAACGGCTCTGGGAGCAGGAGATGGAGAGGCTG GAACGCCAGCGCCTGGAGACCATCCTGAACCTGTGTGCTGAGTACAGCCGGGCCGACGGGGGGCCTGAGGCTGGGGAGCTGCCCAGCATTGGGGAAGCCACTGCAGCGTTGGCGCTGGCAGGCCGGAGGCCCTCCCGAGGCCTTTCAGGGGCCACTGGGAGGAACGCCGAGGAGCCTGGAGGGGCCACCCAGCGCCTGTGGGAGTGCGTGGAGCGCTCAGATGAGGAGAACCTCAAGGAGGAGTGTAGCAGCACGGAGAGCACCCAGCAGGAG CATGAAGATGCCCCTGGCACGAAGCTCCAAGGAGAGGTGCTGGCCCTGGAAGAGGAGCGGGCCCAGGTGCTGGGGCGTGTGGAGCAGCTCAAGGTCCGCGTGAAGGAGCTGGAGCAGCAGCTGCAGGAGTCGGCCCGAGAG GCCGAAATGGAGCGAGCACtgctgcagggggagagggaggctgagCGAGCGCTGCTGCAGAAGGAGCAGAAAGCAATGGACCAGTTGCAGGAGAAGTTGGTGACATTGGAGACCGGCatccagaaggagagggacaag GAGAGGGCGGAGCTGGCCGCGGGACGGAGGCACCTGGAGGCCCGCCAGGCGCTCTACGCCGAGCTCCAGACGCAGGTCGATAACTGCCCCGAGTCAGTGCGGGAACAGTTACAGGAGCAGCTGAGAAGG GAGGCCGAGGCCCTGGAGACGGAGACAAAGCTGTTCGAGGACTTGGAGTTCCAGCAGCTAGAGCGGGAGAGCCGAGTGGAGGAGGAGCGGGAGCTGGCGGGCCAGGGGCTGCTCAGGAGCCAGGCCGAGCTCCTCCGCAGCATCACCAAGAGGAAG GAGCGTCTGGCAGTCCTGGACAACCAGGCGGGCCAGATCCGGGCCCAGGCCGTGCAGGAGTCCGAGCGCCTGGCGCGGGAAAAGAACGCCTCCCTGCAGCTGCTGCAGAAG GAGAAGGAAAGACTGACTGTGTTGGAGGGGAGATACCACTCGCTCACAGGAGGCAGGCCCTTCCCGAAGACCACGTCCACTCTCAAAGAG GCTGAACTGCTCATCTCCAAGGCCCCAGAGATGGGGCCTGGGCCTGCGACTCTGGTCCCTTTCCCAGGGTCTTCAGAGCCCGCGGCCTCCTCTGTTCCCCTAACCCCACCTGCTTCCATTCAGCTCTGCCCCAGAGCACAAGAG TACGTGACGCTTGAGCAGCTAAAGGCGATGTGGGGCTCCTCACCCGTGCCCACAGCCCCTGCGCCAGGCCTGCCTTTCTGGGCCTCTGCCTCCCGGGACCTGGTTCCCGCCACCTGCCTTCCTCCCGtgctgccctcttcctcctccgctCCTCTCACGCCTTCACCCAAG ATGGAGGAGCTGCTGCCCCCTGCTGTAGACTTAGAGCAGTGGTACCAGGAGCTGATGGCCGGGCTGGGGACCGGCCCCGCTGCAGCCTCCCCGCGCTCCTCTCCCCCGCCTCTGCCCGCCAAAGCTTCCCGGCAGCTGCAG GTTTACCGCTCTAAGATGGATGGTGAGGCCACCAGCCCCTTGCCCCGGACCCGCAGTggccccctcccctcttcctctggctcttcttcctcttcctcccagctCAGCGTGGCTACCCTGGGCCGGAGCCCCTCTCCAAAG AGTGCTCTACTCGCCCAGAACGGGACAGGCAGCCTTCCTCGCAACCTGGCGGCCACGCTGCAGGACATCGAGACCAAGCGCCAGCTTGCCCTGCAGCAGAAGG GCGAGTCGCTTCCTGCCGAGCCCCCCCCAGCCGACAGCCCAGCAG GACAGCAGGTGATTGAGGAGCAGCGGCGGCGCCTGGCGGAGCTGAAGCAGAAGGCGGCGGCCGAGGCCCAGTGCCAGTGGGATGCCTTGCACGGGGCGGCCCCCTTCCCGCCGGGCCCCTCCGGCTTCCCCCCCCTCATGCACCACTCCATCCTGCACCACCTGCCGGCCGGCCGGGAGCGCGGGGAGGACGGTGAGCACGCCTATGACACGCTGAGCCTGGAGAGCTCGGACAGCATGGAGACCAGCATCTCCACCGGCGGCAACTCGGCCTGCTCGCCCGACAACATGTCCAG cgcCAGCGGCCTGGACGTGGCCAAGATcgaggagatggagaagatgcTGAAGGAGGCGCACGCCGAGAAGAGCCGGCTCATGGAGTCCAGG GAGCGGGAGATGGAGCTCCGGAGGCAGGCCCTCGAGGAGGAGCGGAGGCGGCGTGAGCAGGTGGAACGGAGGCTGCAGAGCGAGAGCGCCAGGAGGCAGCAGCTGGTGGAGAAGGAGGTCAAGATGCGGGAGAAACAGTTTTCCCAG GCACGACCCCTGACCCGCTACCTGCCGATCCGGAAGGAGGACTTTGACCTGAAGACCCACATCGAGTCCTCGGGCCACGGCGTGGACACCTGTCTGCACGTGGTGCTCAGCAGCAAG GTCTGCCGCGGCTACTTGGTCAAGATGGGCGGCAAGATTAAATCGTGGAAGAAGCGCTGGTTTGTCTTCGACCGGCTCAAGCGCACCCTTTCCTATTACGTGG ACAAGCACGAGACGAAGCTGAAGGGGGTCATCTACTTCCAGGCCATTGAGGAAGTGTACTATGACCACCTGCGCAGTGCAGCCAAG AGCCCGAACCCGGCCCTCACCTTCTGTGTGAAGACCCACGACCGGCTCTACTACATGGTGGCACCGTCAGCGGAGGCCATGCGCATCTGGATGGATGTCATCGTCACCGGAGCCGAGGGCTACACACAGTTCATGAACTGA
- the PHLDB1 gene encoding pleckstrin homology-like domain family B member 1 isoform X18 — translation MLCLGQSTFLRFNHPAEAKWMKSMIPAGGRAPGPPYSPGSAESESLVNGNHATQPATRGPSACASHSSLVSSIEKDLQEIMDSLVLEEPGAAGKKPAATSPLSPMANGGRYLLSPPTSPGAMSVGSSYENTSPAFSPLSSPASSGSCASHSPSGQEPAPSMPPLVPARSSSYHLALQPPQSRPSGARASESPRLGRKGGHERPPSPGLRGLLTDSPAATVLAEARRATESPRLGGQLPVVAISLSEYPASGARSQPTSIPGSPKFQPPVPAPRNKIGTLQDRPPSPFRELPGTERVLTTSPSRQLVGRTFSDGSATRTLQPPESPRLGRRGLDSMRELPPLSPSLSRRVLSPMPTRTAPDPKLPREVADSPRPRRWAAHGASPEDFSLTLGARGRRTRSPSPTLGESLAPRKGSFSGRLSPAYSLGSLTGASPRQSPRAQRKLSSGDLRVPVTRERKNSITEISDNEDDLLEYHRRQRQERLWEQEMERLERQRLETILNLCAEYSRADGGPEAGELPSIGEATAALALAGRRPSRGLSGATGRNAEEPGGATQRLWECVERSDEENLKEECSSTESTQQEHEDAPGTKLQGEVLALEEERAQVLGRVEQLKVRVKELEQQLQESAREAEMERALLQGEREAERALLQKEQKAMDQLQEKLVTLETGIQKERDKERAELAAGRRHLEARQALYAELQTQVDNCPESVREQLQEQLRREAEALETETKLFEDLEFQQLERESRVEEERELAGQGLLRSQAELLRSITKRKERLAVLDNQAGQIRAQAVQESERLAREKNASLQLLQKEKERLTVLEGRYHSLTGGRPFPKTTSTLKEAELLISKAPEMGPGPATLVPFPGSSEPAASSVPLTPPASIQLCPRAQEYVTLEQLKAMWGSSPVPTAPAPGLPFWASASRDLVPATCLPPVLPSSSSAPLTPSPKMEELLPPAVDLEQWYQELMAGLGTGPAAASPRSSPPPLPAKASRQLQVYRSKMDGEATSPLPRTRSGPLPSSSGSSSSSSQLSVATLGRSPSPKSALLAQNGTGSLPRNLAATLQDIETKRQLALQQKGESLPAEPPPADSPAGQQVIEEQRRRLAELKQKAAAEAQCQWDALHGAAPFPPGPSGFPPLMHHSILHHLPAGRERGEDGEHAYDTLSLESSDSMETSISTGGNSACSPDNMSSASGLDVAKIEEMEKMLKEAHAEKSRLMESREREMELRRQALEEERRRREQVERRLQSESARRQQLVEKEVKMREKQFSQARPLTRYLPIRKEDFDLKTHIESSGHGVDTCLHVVLSSKVCRGYLVKMGGKIKSWKKRWFVFDRLKRTLSYYVDKHETKLKGVIYFQAIEEVYYDHLRSAAKSPNPALTFCVKTHDRLYYMVAPSAEAMRIWMDVIVTGAEGYTQFMN, via the exons ATGTTGTGCCTGGGCCAGTCCACCTTCCTCCGCTTTAACCACCCAGCCGAAGCCAAGTGGATGAAGAGCATGATTCCGGCAGGGGGCCGGGCCCCAGGGCCCCCCTACAGTCCTGGCTCAG CAGAGTCCGAAAGCCTGGTGAATGGGAACCACGCCACACAGCCTGCAACCCGGGGACCCTCCGCCTGTGCCAGCCACAGTTCGCTGGTGAGCTCTATTGAGAAGGACCTGCAAGAGATCATGGATTCACTGGTGCTAGAGGAGCCTGGAGCTGCTGGCAAGAAGCCTGCCGCGACTTCCCCGCTGTCGCCCATGGCTAATGGTGGGCGCTACTTGCTGTCCCCCCCAACCAGCCCTGGTGCCATGTCTGTGGGCTCCAGCTATGAGAACACCTCTCCAGCCTTCTCTCCACTCTCCTCACCGGCCAGCAGTGGAAGCTGCGCCAGCCACTCACCCAGCGGGCAGGAGCCTGCACCTTCCATGCCCCCGCTGGTTCCCGCCCGTTCCTCCAGCTACCATCTGGCCCTGCAGCCCCCACAGTCCCGGCCGAGTGGTGCCCGCGCCTCTGAGAGCCCCCGGTTGGGCAGGAAGGGGGGTCATGAGAGGCCTCCGAGTCCTGGCCTCCGAGGTCTGCTGACAGACAGCCCTGCAGCAACTGTCTTGGCAGAGGCCCGCAGAGCCACCGAGAGCCCCCGGCTGGGAGGACAGCTGCCTGTGGTGGCCATCAGCCTGAGTGAGTACCCAGCTTCCGGTGCCCGAAGCCAACCCACCAGCATTCCTGGAAGCCCCAAGTTCCAGCCTCCAGTCCCTGCTCCCCGAAACAAGATTGGCACACTCCAGGACCGCCCTCCCAGCCCTTTCCGTGAGCTGCCGGGCACCGAGCGGGTGTTGACGACCAGCCCCTCGCGCCAGCTGGTGGGCCGAACCTTTTCCGACGGGTCAGCCACCCGCACCCTGCAGCCTCCCGAGAGTCCCCGCCTGGGCCGGCGCGGCCTAGACAGTATGCGAGAGCTCCCTCCGCTGAGCCCCTCTCTGTCCCGACGGGTACTCTCCCCCATGCCCACCAGGACGGCTCCAGATCCCAAGCTCCCCCGAGAAGTAGCAGACAGCCCCCGGCCCCGGCGCTGGGCCGCCCACGGGGCCTCGCCGGAGGACTTCTCACTGACCCTGGGGGCTCGGGGCCGGAGGACACGGAGCCCCTCACCCACGCTTGGGGAGTCCCTGGCACCCCGCAAGGGCAGCTTCAGCGGCAGGCTGAGCCCAGCCTACAGTCTGGGCTCTCTGACAGGGGCTTCGCCCCGCCAGAGCCCCCGCGCCCAGAGGAAGCTGTCCAGTGGGGACTTGCGGGTGCCTGTCACTCGGGAGCGGAAAAATAGCATCACAGAGATCAGTGACAATGAGGACGACCTCCTGGAGTACCACCGGCGCCAGCGCCAAGAACGGCTCTGGGAGCAGGAGATGGAGAGGCTG GAACGCCAGCGCCTGGAGACCATCCTGAACCTGTGTGCTGAGTACAGCCGGGCCGACGGGGGGCCTGAGGCTGGGGAGCTGCCCAGCATTGGGGAAGCCACTGCAGCGTTGGCGCTGGCAGGCCGGAGGCCCTCCCGAGGCCTTTCAGGGGCCACTGGGAGGAACGCCGAGGAGCCTGGAGGGGCCACCCAGCGCCTGTGGGAGTGCGTGGAGCGCTCAGATGAGGAGAACCTCAAGGAGGAGTGTAGCAGCACGGAGAGCACCCAGCAGGAG CATGAAGATGCCCCTGGCACGAAGCTCCAAGGAGAGGTGCTGGCCCTGGAAGAGGAGCGGGCCCAGGTGCTGGGGCGTGTGGAGCAGCTCAAGGTCCGCGTGAAGGAGCTGGAGCAGCAGCTGCAGGAGTCGGCCCGAGAG GCCGAAATGGAGCGAGCACtgctgcagggggagagggaggctgagCGAGCGCTGCTGCAGAAGGAGCAGAAAGCAATGGACCAGTTGCAGGAGAAGTTGGTGACATTGGAGACCGGCatccagaaggagagggacaag GAGAGGGCGGAGCTGGCCGCGGGACGGAGGCACCTGGAGGCCCGCCAGGCGCTCTACGCCGAGCTCCAGACGCAGGTCGATAACTGCCCCGAGTCAGTGCGGGAACAGTTACAGGAGCAGCTGAGAAGG GAGGCCGAGGCCCTGGAGACGGAGACAAAGCTGTTCGAGGACTTGGAGTTCCAGCAGCTAGAGCGGGAGAGCCGAGTGGAGGAGGAGCGGGAGCTGGCGGGCCAGGGGCTGCTCAGGAGCCAGGCCGAGCTCCTCCGCAGCATCACCAAGAGGAAG GAGCGTCTGGCAGTCCTGGACAACCAGGCGGGCCAGATCCGGGCCCAGGCCGTGCAGGAGTCCGAGCGCCTGGCGCGGGAAAAGAACGCCTCCCTGCAGCTGCTGCAGAAG GAGAAGGAAAGACTGACTGTGTTGGAGGGGAGATACCACTCGCTCACAGGAGGCAGGCCCTTCCCGAAGACCACGTCCACTCTCAAAGAG GCTGAACTGCTCATCTCCAAGGCCCCAGAGATGGGGCCTGGGCCTGCGACTCTGGTCCCTTTCCCAGGGTCTTCAGAGCCCGCGGCCTCCTCTGTTCCCCTAACCCCACCTGCTTCCATTCAGCTCTGCCCCAGAGCACAAGAG TACGTGACGCTTGAGCAGCTAAAGGCGATGTGGGGCTCCTCACCCGTGCCCACAGCCCCTGCGCCAGGCCTGCCTTTCTGGGCCTCTGCCTCCCGGGACCTGGTTCCCGCCACCTGCCTTCCTCCCGtgctgccctcttcctcctccgctCCTCTCACGCCTTCACCCAAG ATGGAGGAGCTGCTGCCCCCTGCTGTAGACTTAGAGCAGTGGTACCAGGAGCTGATGGCCGGGCTGGGGACCGGCCCCGCTGCAGCCTCCCCGCGCTCCTCTCCCCCGCCTCTGCCCGCCAAAGCTTCCCGGCAGCTGCAG GTTTACCGCTCTAAGATGGATGGTGAGGCCACCAGCCCCTTGCCCCGGACCCGCAGTggccccctcccctcttcctctggctcttcttcctcttcctcccagctCAGCGTGGCTACCCTGGGCCGGAGCCCCTCTCCAAAG AGTGCTCTACTCGCCCAGAACGGGACAGGCAGCCTTCCTCGCAACCTGGCGGCCACGCTGCAGGACATCGAGACCAAGCGCCAGCTTGCCCTGCAGCAGAAGG GCGAGTCGCTTCCTGCCGAGCCCCCCCCAGCCGACAGCCCAGCAG GACAGCAGGTGATTGAGGAGCAGCGGCGGCGCCTGGCGGAGCTGAAGCAGAAGGCGGCGGCCGAGGCCCAGTGCCAGTGGGATGCCTTGCACGGGGCGGCCCCCTTCCCGCCGGGCCCCTCCGGCTTCCCCCCCCTCATGCACCACTCCATCCTGCACCACCTGCCGGCCGGCCGGGAGCGCGGGGAGGACGGTGAGCACGCCTATGACACGCTGAGCCTGGAGAGCTCGGACAGCATGGAGACCAGCATCTCCACCGGCGGCAACTCGGCCTGCTCGCCCGACAACATGTCCAG cgcCAGCGGCCTGGACGTGGCCAAGATcgaggagatggagaagatgcTGAAGGAGGCGCACGCCGAGAAGAGCCGGCTCATGGAGTCCAGG GAGCGGGAGATGGAGCTCCGGAGGCAGGCCCTCGAGGAGGAGCGGAGGCGGCGTGAGCAGGTGGAACGGAGGCTGCAGAGCGAGAGCGCCAGGAGGCAGCAGCTGGTGGAGAAGGAGGTCAAGATGCGGGAGAAACAGTTTTCCCAG GCACGACCCCTGACCCGCTACCTGCCGATCCGGAAGGAGGACTTTGACCTGAAGACCCACATCGAGTCCTCGGGCCACGGCGTGGACACCTGTCTGCACGTGGTGCTCAGCAGCAAG GTCTGCCGCGGCTACTTGGTCAAGATGGGCGGCAAGATTAAATCGTGGAAGAAGCGCTGGTTTGTCTTCGACCGGCTCAAGCGCACCCTTTCCTATTACGTGG ACAAGCACGAGACGAAGCTGAAGGGGGTCATCTACTTCCAGGCCATTGAGGAAGTGTACTATGACCACCTGCGCAGTGCAGCCAAG AGCCCGAACCCGGCCCTCACCTTCTGTGTGAAGACCCACGACCGGCTCTACTACATGGTGGCACCGTCAGCGGAGGCCATGCGCATCTGGATGGATGTCATCGTCACCGGAGCCGAGGGCTACACACAGTTCATGAACTGA